In the Vanessa cardui chromosome 10, ilVanCard2.1, whole genome shotgun sequence genome, one interval contains:
- the LOC124533282 gene encoding cytochrome P450 4C1-like, with product MWRVFLCIGLLLAIWLRWRCKNRRLLEMARKIPGPPTIPLFGNALKFMCQPEEFIKVIKDLMIEYGGVFKLWIGPDLNVVVSNPDDIKLLLTNNKTSIKGPQYKYMADVLGGGILSGSGTLWRKHRKIATPNYGRRAIESYTDVFNQEVDLLLDVFNSLPKGRETDIYKYIVQSTSYTVCQTLMGLSKEETMELPHLQYLIDLSPKLYDIVFDRMTKWYLQIDPIFWLTESYTQQKIFKEKLSELSAAVIKHRYKALANSGDKLHLMNSEEDSSKNTQLSVIDRFILSDELDSKELIDETFTVFTSSQEASAKIASFFLMMMAFHPVCQEKLYSEIINVTGKDDKPVTDDDLKRMPYLEMAFKEVLRLFPIGGMLQRTINEDISISSYTIPAGSALVIPIYHIQRDPNLWNDPESFDPERFSLENTKKRPTYCYIPFSLGNMDCLGRYFGAKLVKTIVVRVLRKFKLNSLHNFKNLRTIIAISTTSLDGFHVILDSREKY from the exons ATGTGGCGAGTATTTCTATGCATAGGTTTGCTCTTAGCCATTTGGTTGCGATGGAGGTGCAAGAATAGGCGACTTCTCGAGATGGCCAGGAAAATCCCCGGTCCACCAACGATTCCCTTATTCGGGAACGCATTGAAATTCATGTGCCAGCCAGAAG aattcataaaagttataaaagatCTCATGATCGAATACGGTGGCGTTTTTAAGCTGTGGATCGGACCAGACCTGAATGTCGTTGTTAGTAATCCGGACGATATAAAG CTCCTCCTAACAAATAATAAGACGAGTATTAAGGGACCGCAATACAAATATATGGCGGATGTACTTGGCGGTGGAATTTTAAGTGGATCAG GAACTTTGTGGCGAAAACATCGTAAAATCGCTACACCGAACTACGGTAGGCGAGCAATTGAAAGTTACACCGATGTTTTCAATCAAGAAGTGGACTTGCTCCTAGATGTATTTAATAGTTTGCCCAAAGGTCGAGAAACTgatatatacaagtatatagTACAAAGTACCAGTTATACGGTTTGTC AAACTCTCATGGGACTTTCGAAAGAAGAGACAATGGAACTTCCACATTTGCAGTACCTGATAGATTTGAGTCCGAA ACTTTACGACATCGTATTCGATAGAATGACGAAATGGTACCTACAGATAGATCCAATTTTCTGGCTAACAGAATCTTATACACAGCagaaaatattcaaagaaaAGCTCAGTGAACTAAGCGCCGCGGTTATTAAACATCGATATAAAGCATTAGCTAACTCTGGTGATAAATTACATCTCATGAATTCAGAAGAAGACTCTTCGAAAAATACGCAGTTAAGTGTAATAGATCGATTCATTTTGTCAGATGAGTTAGATTCAAAGGAGCTGATAGATGAAACGTTTACAGTCTTTACATCC AGTCAAGAAGCGTCAGCCAAGATTGCATCCTTTTTTCTAATGATGATGGCATTTCACCCCGTGTGTCAA gAAAAACTTTACAGCGAAATAATTAACGTAACTGGAAAAGACGACAAACCAGTCACTGATGACGATCTGAAGAGAATGCCGTACCTTGAAATGGCGTTTAAAGAAGTTCTCAGGTTATTTCCAATAGGAGGCATGTTGCAGAGAACAATTAATGAGGATATATCTATCA GTTCGTATACAATTCCAGCTGGATCTGCACTAGTCATTCCCATTTATCACATTCAACGCGATCCCAATTTATGGAATGACCCAGAATCATTTGACCCTGAAAGATTCTCCCTAGAGAATACTAAAAAGCGTCCCACATATTGTTACATTCCCTTTAGTTTGGGTAACATGGATTGCTTAG GAAGATACTTCGGAGCGAAATTGGTAAAGACAATTGTCGTCAGAGTTTTGcggaaatttaaattaaattctttacataattttaaaaatctccGGACTATTATTGCGATATCGACGACTTCGTTGGACGGATTTCATGTTATTTTAGACTCAAGGgagaaatattga